In one Spirochaetales bacterium genomic region, the following are encoded:
- a CDS encoding transposase, producing MNKTECIQKFLEFQELGSRKVQGSFDGGTITSDAGGLMLREIDRENGFIEDFAECFYDHRNQKKIEHGLTSLLSQRIFGICLGYEDINDHDELRKYPLFATVCGKLDPEGKDRQVERDKGKALAGKSTINRVEYMEANIGEPTRYKKNPLRRRSDRRLFHREVYRKQTRRKAAKDN from the coding sequence ATGAATAAAACAGAGTGTATACAAAAGTTCCTGGAATTTCAAGAGCTTGGAAGCAGAAAAGTACAAGGTTCATTTGATGGTGGAACGATAACCTCCGATGCCGGAGGGCTTATGTTACGAGAAATCGATAGGGAGAACGGATTCATAGAGGATTTTGCCGAATGTTTTTACGATCACAGGAATCAGAAGAAAATCGAGCATGGCCTTACATCATTGCTTTCGCAAAGAATATTCGGCATATGCCTTGGATACGAAGATATAAACGACCATGATGAACTGAGGAAATATCCGCTTTTTGCCACCGTCTGCGGGAAACTTGATCCTGAAGGAAAGGACAGGCAAGTTGAACGGGATAAAGGGAAAGCACTTGCCGGAAAGAGTACGATAAATCGTGTTGAGTACATGGAGGCGAATATTGGGGAACCGACACGATACAAGAAAAATCCTCTACGAAGAAGAAGCGATCGACGATTATTTCATAGAGAAGTTTATAGAAAGCAAACAAGGCGAAAAGCCGCAAAAGATAATA
- a CDS encoding restriction endonuclease: MVAEEVEENTNDFILKTIGRELKGHKLTYFIAHLLNLMGYKTGVAKEGPGGGVDIIAHKDELGFEPPIIKVQVKSVEGSIGDPVVSALYKRILPLKRIYMPQANAAAGRIEKNRTNHDKVTYN, encoded by the coding sequence ATGGTTGCCGAAGAAGTTGAGGAGAATACAAACGATTTTATTTTAAAAACGATTGGCCGTGAATTAAAAGGACATAAATTAACATATTTTATCGCGCACTTGTTGAACCTGATGGGCTATAAAACAGGGGTAGCGAAAGAAGGCCCTGGCGGGGGAGTCGATATTATTGCACATAAAGATGAATTGGGATTCGAGCCTCCAATTATAAAAGTCCAGGTAAAAAGCGTCGAGGGCTCTATCGGCGATCCGGTCGTATCGGCTTTATACAAGCGTATATTGCCGCTAAAGAGGATATATATGCCGCAGGCGAATGCTGCGGCGGGAAGGATAGAAAAAAACAGGACAAATCATGACAAGGTTACATATAATTGA
- a CDS encoding Uma2 family endonuclease, whose product MALTKVKLTYRDFILFPDNGKRHELIDGDHFMTPAPSIRHQIVSKNIEYLFERYFRNSDTGIILYAPVDVYLSDSDIVEPDLVIIKKENQKIIKDKYIKGHPDMVVEILSPATQKNDLELKKHLYEKFGVKEYWIVDPDNNEVQQYVLHGGKYMKRGTFTDGITTHILPDLSIELNEIF is encoded by the coding sequence ATGGCACTGACGAAAGTGAAATTGACATACCGGGATTTCATTCTCTTCCCCGATAATGGGAAACGTCATGAACTTATTGATGGAGATCATTTTATGACCCCTGCACCGTCCATACGGCATCAAATAGTATCGAAAAATATTGAATATCTTTTTGAACGATATTTCAGAAACAGCGATACCGGCATTATTTTGTATGCACCGGTCGATGTGTATCTGTCCGATTCTGATATCGTCGAACCGGATCTTGTCATTATAAAAAAGGAGAATCAGAAAATTATTAAAGATAAATATATTAAGGGACATCCCGATATGGTGGTTGAAATACTCTCTCCCGCAACTCAGAAAAACGATCTTGAACTGAAGAAACATCTTTACGAAAAATTCGGAGTAAAAGAGTACTGGATAGTCGATCCTGATAATAATGAAGTGCAACAGTATGTATTACACGGGGGAAAATATATGAAGCGCGGTACTTTTACCGACGGCATTACCACACATATATTGCCGGATTTATCAATCGAGTTAAATGAGATATTTTAG
- a CDS encoding caspase family protein, whose product MKKILLSIMYLMLLVPFLCFSINTRSIGFIDEEKESQNVYVGKQYLLVIGISKYLKWFPLANPVDDTREIKNILTTHYYIDEVRELYDENATKAMILKVFYDLQTVLTEDDSLLVLYAGHGHYDQTTKTGFWIPYDAGTDEYEQEHWIPNQIIHGLISNMKAAHICLITDSCFSGDILNITRGKIKEIEDGYFKKAYALISRQVITSGALEAVPDTSSFCRMLKIVLRKNISPYLDPMMLFNEIRLGVTETTPLFGSLKGSGHQEGASFLLFLKKQEINRADGLSRKNDEKTVGEANTVLTDTFPDASSERNMRKSKYPFLSEKFFFSIGLGLGLMIPLGDVEGVMDPGTNPDVSFRFNLSMPWGICGFGIYAGAGSINTNERFAPSYTMLIIPVEIQVSYMTSFFFPLYGMCRAGCGISLNSITYNEVYAGLDDFTTGKFYLSAGLGAGYILFPRLWIEVNADCSMIFFDNTLYTDVKPGIELVLTF is encoded by the coding sequence ATGAAAAAAATCCTTCTATCGATCATGTATCTCATGCTTCTGGTTCCTTTTTTATGTTTTTCCATCAATACGAGAAGTATCGGTTTTATTGATGAAGAAAAGGAATCGCAAAATGTTTACGTAGGAAAACAATACCTTCTGGTTATCGGTATCAGTAAATATCTGAAGTGGTTTCCTCTGGCCAACCCGGTCGATGATACCCGTGAAATAAAGAACATTCTTACGACTCATTATTATATCGATGAGGTGAGGGAACTCTATGATGAAAATGCCACAAAGGCGATGATTTTAAAGGTGTTTTATGATTTGCAGACCGTGCTTACCGAGGATGATTCTCTTCTTGTTCTTTACGCGGGCCACGGCCATTATGATCAAACGACAAAAACCGGTTTCTGGATCCCGTATGATGCCGGTACCGATGAATACGAACAGGAACACTGGATTCCCAATCAGATCATTCACGGGCTTATTTCCAATATGAAGGCCGCCCATATCTGCCTTATTACCGATTCCTGTTTTTCCGGTGATATCCTTAATATTACGCGGGGTAAAATAAAGGAGATAGAGGATGGTTATTTCAAGAAAGCGTACGCCCTGATATCCAGGCAGGTCATTACATCGGGCGCCCTTGAAGCCGTACCGGACACCTCGTCATTCTGCCGTATGCTCAAAATCGTATTGAGAAAAAACATATCTCCTTATCTCGATCCGATGATGCTTTTTAACGAGATTCGTTTGGGGGTGACGGAAACGACACCGCTTTTCGGAAGTCTGAAAGGATCGGGACACCAGGAAGGTGCCAGTTTTCTCCTGTTCCTGAAAAAACAGGAAATAAACAGGGCAGACGGTCTATCACGGAAGAATGATGAAAAAACGGTGGGGGAAGCAAATACCGTCCTTACCGATACGTTTCCCGATGCTTCCTCAGAAAGAAATATGCGGAAAAGTAAGTATCCTTTTTTATCCGAAAAATTCTTTTTTTCAATAGGTCTCGGATTAGGATTGATGATTCCTCTTGGCGATGTCGAAGGTGTGATGGATCCGGGAACAAATCCCGATGTGTCGTTCCGGTTCAACCTGAGCATGCCATGGGGTATCTGCGGTTTCGGCATATATGCAGGCGCGGGGAGTATCAATACAAACGAACGTTTTGCACCATCATATACGATGCTCATTATTCCCGTGGAAATTCAGGTGAGCTACATGACATCTTTTTTCTTTCCTTTATATGGTATGTGCCGTGCGGGTTGCGGAATATCGCTCAATTCAATCACATATAATGAGGTGTATGCCGGCCTTGATGATTTTACCACGGGGAAATTTTATCTGTCGGCGGGACTTGGAGCGGGATATATTTTATTCCCGCGACTCTGGATCGAGGTTAATGCAGACTGTTCGATGATTTTTTTCGACAATACACTTTACACCGACGTGAAACCGGGGATAGAACTGGTCCTTACCTTTTGA
- a CDS encoding DUF4384 domain-containing protein: MVIMFLIPLFYHYAEEQAANSVCFRWAFVYKDETGEIQSIDHNKYINNLTSGNRLKIYLEPVRNAYIYLILYDSRNDLFILFPDMKREFFADYQTGKEYYVPEKNIWLYLKNDGGMEVFHLIVSRTRCEGLEQAITDYLDLLEKESVTEKMMNMAKQSVLEAIRDLKKRNSVFQGPDERPLSIAGDYRGDKTIRQFIDRIEVESFYAKTFRVAH; encoded by the coding sequence ATGGTTATTATGTTCCTGATTCCGCTTTTTTATCATTATGCGGAAGAACAAGCCGCAAACAGCGTATGCTTTCGCTGGGCTTTTGTGTACAAAGATGAAACAGGGGAAATACAATCTATCGATCACAATAAATACATTAACAACCTGACATCGGGGAATCGCCTGAAGATCTATCTGGAACCTGTTCGCAATGCCTATATCTACCTTATTCTATATGATTCGCGGAATGACCTGTTTATCCTTTTCCCGGATATGAAACGTGAATTTTTTGCCGATTATCAGACGGGAAAAGAATACTATGTTCCGGAAAAAAATATCTGGTTGTATCTTAAAAATGACGGCGGTATGGAAGTATTTCACCTTATTGTTTCCCGCACGCGGTGTGAAGGGCTGGAACAGGCAATCACGGATTACCTTGATCTTTTGGAAAAGGAATCCGTTACGGAGAAGATGATGAATATGGCAAAACAGTCCGTTCTTGAAGCGATAAGGGATTTAAAAAAGAGAAACAGTGTTTTTCAGGGTCCGGATGAACGGCCCCTCAGTATCGCCGGCGATTATCGGGGAGACAAGACGATTCGTCAGTTTATTGACAGGATTGAAGTTGAGAGTTTTTATGCAAAAACATTCCGGGTGGCACATTAA
- a CDS encoding sigma 54-interacting transcriptional regulator, translating to MQKHSGWHINRKVLFLGAVITFISFLLAYLFGFIIAPSFFESWQNKISDGFFKLRYTLNGKGDISPYIIHAVLDDTSYHSFETAGDDNNLYYRILSTIANAGVKAIACDIFFSKRGRYLEDNRQFKRAAGQAKIYVPVILYPENYVIGFDRAGINNDNEALVEKNLWYPKVLGKGNPPAARMIITPIPDVAENACGLGHITCDPDVDGINRRFPLLYKYKDGYFPALVLRMLADVLGVASPDIEVFFGRYIRLPDARCGEFVRKDITIPIDAKGRIIVNFAGSWDDSFIHFPVHNLLKTEMDTGLKLRLYDDFEGSIVLFSDTSTRNKDYGPGIFDRVYPLSGLHLNIANTILTGEFIHKPGIGIHVIISLVVALIFWVLSFTLRPAGYLVSSVCLIFLYMIFAAWVFISVRVLLTMTHDLAGLCVALLLICFYRFVIEDREKRILIDKALTAKKLKNINTELEAANKTLKQVERYREHFVQNITHEFRTPLTLILSPLDTLLENNEIKNKPEILKTLSIIKRNSQKLLYLIEQLLDLSKIKSGKMDLVINRCNIVDLLFSLVEYFLPLAKNRGIRLEFKKNVDTFFVPVDKEKLEKVISNLLSNALKFSKKGDKIIVECIPPVFLESLKIEWPFEKPQEVYGIRVRDTGIGIPEKDLSVIFERYKQGEQRDQNANSGSWSFGSGIGLALVREYIAMHHGIVTVESRPGKGTVFDIYLPATDTAFENDPRCSVETGSESAGFTGRFKSHADLLFSDLMQRSETSSAEINGTSGKRHGTILVIDNDGQMRDYLRLVLSRRYSVYEATDGEEGFRIACDSKPDLVIVDLLMPRTDGIALLKKFRSNPKTEGIPVLLVTARTTEDMTNTDETVLPQDYLVKPFGPLELETRVSNLLEAGLFNKLHIQPHDDKMRESLPVTDTGIVFPGDPVLFVDDEKEMLDAEKTACAQYGITNSILCDDGRRVMSLLAKNSVSCVVIDLAMPHVSGRDLLEKIKLHYPEIPVIVVTGISAIDSAVDCMRNGAFDYLVKPVERERLATVIRHCIERRILTEENNRLRNSLSGYGLMYPDAFSKIITRNDSMLTIFKVIESFADSNQPVLICGESGVGKELIAEAIHLSSKRTGKFIAENIAGLDSTIFSDTLFGHVKGAYTGAVTQRRGLVEEAAGGTLFLDEIGELDTESQVKLLRFLEYREYRHIGSDQTKHSDARIIAATNVSLDEKIEECRFRKDLYYRFSQKITIPPLRERLDDVPVLLDFFLEKSANAYHKAKPKIDPELISIVSSYHYPGNVREFAAMIDRAVNLHSGGGALGTAFFRDYIRQHGNKPLINIEKTTRPSSLITYSGNFPTIDEVEYFFIQQAMKKANGNQRIASKLLGLSTSALNRRLKKGKIM from the coding sequence ATGCAAAAACATTCCGGGTGGCACATTAACAGGAAAGTGCTGTTCCTCGGGGCGGTTATTACATTTATTTCGTTTTTACTCGCTTATCTGTTTGGTTTTATTATAGCGCCTTCATTCTTTGAATCCTGGCAGAACAAAATATCGGATGGTTTTTTCAAACTCAGGTATACACTTAACGGAAAGGGAGATATTTCTCCGTATATTATTCATGCCGTCCTCGATGACACGAGTTATCACTCCTTTGAAACGGCCGGTGATGATAATAATCTGTATTACAGAATTCTCTCGACGATCGCCAATGCCGGTGTAAAGGCAATCGCATGCGATATTTTTTTCAGTAAACGGGGCAGGTACCTTGAAGATAACCGTCAATTCAAGCGGGCCGCCGGGCAGGCAAAAATTTATGTTCCCGTCATCCTTTATCCCGAAAATTATGTGATCGGATTTGACCGGGCCGGTATCAATAACGATAATGAAGCACTTGTCGAGAAAAATCTCTGGTATCCCAAAGTACTGGGGAAAGGGAATCCGCCTGCCGCCCGGATGATCATAACGCCCATTCCCGATGTTGCGGAAAACGCTTGCGGTCTGGGACATATTACATGCGATCCGGATGTCGATGGGATCAACCGCCGGTTTCCCCTGTTGTATAAATATAAAGACGGATATTTTCCCGCCCTGGTGCTGCGTATGCTCGCCGATGTTCTGGGTGTCGCTTCCCCGGATATCGAAGTCTTCTTCGGCAGATATATCCGGCTCCCCGATGCACGGTGTGGTGAGTTCGTAAGAAAAGACATAACGATTCCCATTGATGCAAAGGGCCGTATAATCGTCAACTTTGCCGGATCCTGGGATGATTCCTTTATTCACTTTCCCGTTCATAATCTTCTAAAAACCGAAATGGATACCGGTCTCAAATTGAGACTTTACGATGATTTTGAAGGTTCGATTGTTTTGTTTTCCGATACTTCCACGAGAAATAAAGATTATGGCCCCGGGATTTTCGATCGCGTTTATCCGCTGAGCGGTCTGCATCTCAATATTGCAAATACGATACTCACGGGGGAATTCATTCATAAACCCGGAATCGGCATTCATGTCATCATCTCTCTTGTTGTTGCACTGATCTTCTGGGTGCTTTCATTTACGCTTCGTCCGGCAGGGTATCTTGTTTCTTCCGTTTGCCTGATTTTTCTTTATATGATTTTTGCGGCCTGGGTTTTTATCAGTGTTCGGGTGCTTTTGACGATGACCCACGATCTTGCGGGACTCTGCGTCGCGTTACTTCTCATATGTTTTTATCGTTTTGTTATCGAGGACCGGGAAAAAAGAATACTCATCGACAAAGCACTCACCGCGAAAAAGCTCAAAAATATAAATACGGAGCTCGAGGCCGCGAATAAAACACTCAAGCAGGTTGAGCGATACAGGGAGCACTTTGTACAGAATATTACGCATGAGTTCAGAACACCGCTGACGCTTATTCTCAGTCCCCTTGATACGCTTCTTGAAAATAATGAGATCAAGAACAAACCGGAAATACTTAAAACGCTCAGTATCATAAAACGGAACTCGCAAAAGCTGTTGTATTTAATAGAACAGCTTCTCGATTTGTCAAAAATAAAATCGGGGAAAATGGATCTTGTCATTAATCGATGTAATATTGTCGATCTTCTCTTTTCTCTTGTCGAGTATTTTCTACCGCTTGCGAAGAACAGGGGAATACGTCTGGAATTCAAAAAGAACGTCGACACTTTTTTTGTTCCCGTCGACAAGGAAAAATTGGAAAAAGTAATTTCCAATCTTTTATCCAATGCACTCAAATTCTCAAAAAAGGGCGACAAAATAATCGTGGAATGCATTCCTCCGGTATTCCTCGAAAGTCTAAAAATTGAATGGCCTTTTGAAAAACCGCAGGAGGTGTACGGCATAAGGGTAAGGGACACGGGAATCGGCATACCGGAAAAAGATCTGTCCGTTATTTTTGAACGGTATAAACAGGGGGAACAACGCGACCAAAACGCGAATTCCGGAAGCTGGAGTTTCGGAAGCGGGATCGGTCTTGCACTGGTGAGAGAATATATTGCCATGCATCACGGTATCGTTACGGTGGAAAGCAGACCCGGGAAGGGCACGGTCTTTGATATCTATCTTCCCGCAACGGATACGGCTTTTGAAAATGATCCCCGGTGTTCGGTAGAGACAGGATCGGAATCGGCCGGTTTTACCGGCCGATTCAAATCACATGCTGACCTTCTTTTTTCGGATCTAATGCAGCGGTCCGAAACATCTTCCGCTGAAATAAACGGCACATCGGGGAAACGGCACGGTACCATTCTTGTTATCGATAATGACGGCCAGATGCGTGATTACCTCCGGCTGGTTCTATCTCGACGATACAGCGTGTATGAGGCGACGGATGGGGAAGAGGGGTTCAGAATTGCCTGTGACAGTAAACCGGACCTTGTCATTGTCGATCTTCTCATGCCCCGGACGGACGGCATCGCTTTATTAAAGAAATTCCGTTCGAACCCTAAAACGGAGGGTATTCCCGTTCTTCTCGTCACGGCCAGAACAACCGAGGATATGACAAATACCGATGAAACCGTACTGCCGCAAGACTACCTCGTCAAACCGTTCGGTCCGCTCGAGCTGGAGACACGGGTGTCGAACCTTCTTGAAGCGGGCCTGTTCAATAAACTGCACATACAACCGCATGATGACAAAATGCGGGAAAGCCTGCCGGTCACGGACACCGGTATCGTATTTCCCGGCGATCCCGTTCTGTTTGTCGACGATGAAAAAGAGATGCTCGATGCGGAAAAGACCGCGTGCGCACAATACGGTATAACAAACAGTATCCTGTGCGACGACGGCCGCCGGGTCATGTCCCTGCTTGCAAAGAATTCCGTTTCCTGTGTCGTTATCGATCTCGCCATGCCCCATGTTTCAGGGAGGGACCTGCTCGAGAAAATAAAGCTGCATTATCCGGAGATTCCCGTTATTGTCGTAACGGGAATCTCCGCGATCGACTCCGCGGTTGACTGTATGCGGAACGGCGCTTTCGATTACCTGGTAAAGCCCGTCGAAAGAGAACGGCTTGCAACGGTCATCCGTCACTGTATCGAACGGCGAATCCTGACCGAAGAAAACAACAGGCTTCGAAACAGTCTTTCGGGATACGGTCTCATGTATCCCGATGCTTTTTCCAAGATAATCACCCGGAATGATTCAATGTTGACTATTTTTAAAGTGATTGAATCGTTTGCAGACAGTAATCAACCTGTTTTGATTTGCGGGGAGAGTGGTGTGGGGAAAGAGCTTATTGCCGAGGCAATTCACCTTTCGAGTAAACGGACGGGGAAATTCATTGCCGAGAACATCGCGGGACTGGATTCGACGATTTTTTCAGATACGCTTTTTGGACATGTAAAGGGAGCATATACCGGAGCCGTTACACAACGCAGGGGCCTCGTCGAAGAAGCTGCCGGCGGCACGCTATTTCTCGATGAAATCGGAGAACTCGATACGGAATCTCAGGTTAAATTGCTTCGTTTCCTTGAGTACAGGGAGTACCGGCATATCGGAAGCGATCAAACAAAACATTCCGATGCCCGTATTATTGCCGCGACCAATGTCAGTCTTGATGAAAAAATTGAAGAATGCCGGTTCCGGAAAGATCTCTATTACCGTTTTTCGCAAAAAATAACTATACCGCCGTTAAGAGAGAGGCTCGATGATGTACCTGTGCTGCTTGATTTTTTTCTGGAAAAATCGGCAAACGCGTACCATAAAGCAAAGCCGAAAATCGATCCGGAATTAATAAGTATCGTATCAAGTTATCATTATCCGGGCAATGTCAGGGAATTCGCCGCTATGATCGACCGGGCCGTGAATCTTCATTCGGGAGGAGGTGCGCTGGGAACCGCCTTCTTTCGCGATTATATCCGGCAGCACGGCAATAAACCGCTCATAAATATAGAAAAAACAACGCGCCCTTCGAGTTTAATTACGTATTCAGGGAATTTCCCGACCATTGACGAGGTCGAATACTTTTTTATCCAGCAGGCAATGAAAAAAGCAAATGGAAACCAGCGTATCGCCTCAAAATTACTGGGTCTTTCAACGTCCGCATTGAATAGAAGACTTAAAAAAGGAAAGATCATGTAA
- a CDS encoding carbohydrate ABC transporter permease has translation MITIDKSSLKTAQTINKTIIYTVCIFLSILSIFPFLTMVVNATRGTYEIQQTAVSLIPSTHLLDNIKIIFSGKSFDPFTGFINSMIISVGATICALYFSSLTAYGIVAYDWRLRRPFFTFIMLVLMLPVQVFTIGFYQFIYRIHWTNSFWPLILPAIAAPATVFFMRQYLLATLSLDIVNSARIDGAREFYIFNRIIMPIMKPALAVQGIFIFVFNWNQLFLPLVLLTDSDKYTMPIMASLLRGDIYRTEYGAVYLALTLTVLPLFVVYFLLSKYIIAGVTLGALKE, from the coding sequence ATGATAACAATAGATAAAAGCAGCCTGAAAACCGCACAGACAATCAACAAGACCATTATATACACGGTATGTATCTTTTTATCCATACTGAGTATTTTCCCCTTTCTTACCATGGTTGTGAATGCAACAAGAGGAACATATGAAATCCAGCAAACTGCGGTTTCACTGATACCCTCAACTCATTTACTCGATAACATTAAAATTATATTTAGCGGAAAAAGTTTTGATCCGTTTACCGGCTTTATAAACTCGATGATAATATCCGTGGGAGCCACTATATGCGCGTTATACTTTTCTTCACTTACCGCATATGGTATTGTGGCATATGACTGGAGACTGCGCAGACCTTTCTTTACGTTCATTATGCTGGTCCTCATGCTCCCGGTTCAGGTGTTTACCATAGGCTTTTACCAGTTTATATACCGGATCCACTGGACCAACAGTTTCTGGCCCCTGATACTTCCGGCAATAGCAGCACCGGCCACCGTATTCTTTATGAGACAGTATTTACTGGCGACACTGTCGCTTGATATTGTCAATTCCGCAAGAATCGACGGAGCAAGAGAGTTTTATATTTTTAACAGGATAATCATGCCAATCATGAAGCCGGCTCTCGCCGTCCAGGGCATATTCATATTCGTATTCAACTGGAACCAGTTGTTTCTGCCTCTGGTATTACTGACCGACAGTGATAAATATACAATGCCTATTATGGCGAGTCTTTTGCGCGGTGATATCTACAGGACCGAGTACGGAGCGGTTTATCTGGCGCTGACATTAACAGTCCTCCCGCTTTTTGTTGTTTATTTCTTATTATCGAAGTATATAATAGCGGGAGTCACCCTGGGGGCTCTGAAAGAATAA
- a CDS encoding sugar ABC transporter permease: protein MRQKSVSYAKYGYIFSIPFVVAFLIFALYPVIYTITVGFTDLKGIGKTDFKILPDIFGNFKSILANPSFTISLLNTLIIWVFNFIPQLGLALLLAAWFTNARLKTRGQGAFKVLFYMPNIITAATIAILFNVLFGYPKGPINDILMGLGMRKEPFFFLQSAWASRLIVAFIQFWMWYGNTMLILIGGIMSISPALFEAAEMDGASAPQMFLHITLPSVRTIILYILVTSLIGGLTMFDIPWLFNLGRPDNATLTTSMFIYNQAFAGSYLFNRAAAASMVMFVIIGFLSAGLFYILRDKDEVRFRKEKKALLKAAKDAARVQRKAAAEGGA, encoded by the coding sequence ATACGTCAGAAGAGTGTCAGCTATGCAAAATACGGCTATATATTCTCTATTCCTTTTGTCGTGGCATTCCTGATCTTTGCCTTATATCCGGTTATATACACTATTACCGTTGGTTTCACGGATTTAAAGGGTATAGGAAAAACCGATTTCAAGATATTACCGGATATATTCGGAAATTTCAAAAGCATACTTGCCAACCCTTCATTCACGATATCATTGTTAAATACGTTGATAATCTGGGTTTTCAACTTTATTCCGCAGCTGGGACTTGCGCTTCTCCTTGCTGCCTGGTTTACAAACGCCCGGTTGAAAACCCGCGGTCAGGGGGCTTTCAAAGTCCTTTTCTATATGCCGAATATAATTACGGCGGCAACGATAGCCATCCTCTTCAACGTTCTGTTTGGATATCCGAAGGGACCCATCAACGATATACTGATGGGCCTGGGTATGCGAAAGGAACCTTTTTTCTTTTTACAGTCGGCATGGGCGTCGCGGTTGATCGTCGCGTTTATCCAGTTCTGGATGTGGTACGGCAATACAATGCTGATACTTATCGGCGGGATCATGAGCATCAGCCCGGCGCTGTTTGAGGCCGCCGAAATGGATGGAGCATCGGCACCACAGATGTTCTTACATATAACACTACCGAGTGTGAGAACGATAATCCTCTATATTCTTGTCACCAGTTTAATCGGCGGTTTGACGATGTTCGACATTCCGTGGCTGTTCAATCTGGGAAGACCCGATAATGCGACCCTTACCACAAGTATGTTTATTTACAACCAGGCTTTTGCAGGAAGCTACTTGTTTAACCGCGCGGCTGCGGCAAGTATGGTTATGTTTGTCATAATCGGATTTCTTTCGGCAGGCCTTTTCTATATCCTGCGGGACAAGGACGAAGTAAGGTTTCGCAAGGAAAAGAAAGCATTGCTTAAAGCGGCAAAGGATGCTGCCAGAGTACAACGGAAAGCCGCAGCAGAGGGAGGTGCATAA